The genome window CTCGAGCGAGACCGTGAGCTGGCCCCGCCGGCGCATCAGCCCTTCGAGGAGCGCCAGCTCCAGGCGGTGCGTGTTGCGGTCGTCGTGCTGCTCGCCGACAAACACCACGTCGGCGCGCGCCAGGTCGGCCAGCATCGCCTCGAAGTCACTGAACTTCCTCTTGCGTGAGTCGAATACCCGCTCGGGCACGTAGCTGACGAGCACGATCGCGCCGGCGGCGACGGGGGCCTGCGCCGCGGCGGCCGGCGCGGCAGCGGGCGCGGGCGGAACCTGTGACTGCAGGAGCAGCAGCAGAAGGCTACCAAGCATGTGGCGATGGTAGCAGAGAGCGGGGCCGGAAACGTCCGCCTCGAGGCGGACGTTTCCGTGTTGAGAAATTCCTCAGTCCTGCGCGGCCGGCACCGCCGGCCTGGTCGCCTCGACGTCGATCGTCATCCTGACTTCGTCCCCCACGACGGCACCGCCGGTTTCGATCAGGCGGCTCCACGCCAGCCCGAACTCCTTCCGGTTGATCGTGCCGGTCGCCGTCGCTCCGGACCGGACGTTGTTGCCCATCTTCTGCGGCGCCGAGGGGCCTTCGACCTCCAACGCGACTTCCTTCGTGTTGCCGCGGATCGTCAGGTCTCCCACCAGCTTGAACGCGCCCGCCGCACCGGGGACCACGCGCTTCGATGTGAACGTGATCGCCGGATGGTTCGCGGCATCAAAGAAATCCGCGCTCCGCAGGTGCTCGTCGCGCTTGTCGACGCCCGTATCGAGGCCTGCGACGTCGATCGCGATGTCGGCCCGGATCGTCTTGACGTCCCGGCCGTCCCACGCGATGGTGCCGGTCAGCTGCCCGAGCGTGCCGCGCACGGTGGACACCATCATGTGCTTGACGGCAAACTGCGCGGACGAGTGCGCAGCGTCGATCGTCCAGACGTCCGCCTGCTGTGCGCCGGCCGGTGCCGCGATCGCGGCCGCCGCAAAAACTGCCAGAAGTGTCTTCTTCACCAGTCCTCCTTGACTGTGCTCCGATCGAGGGGTAAGACGCCGGCCGGCGCCCTGCCGTTTCAGGCTTCCGGGAGGTTTTCGTGAAGTTCCACGGGGCGTCCCGCGCGCACGCGCAGGTTGACCATCTCGACGAACACCGAGAACGCCATCGCGAAATAGATGTAGCCCTTCGGGATGTGCTGGTCGAACCCTTCCGCGATCAGCGACACGCCGATCAGCAGCAGGAAGCTGAGCGCGAGGATCTTGACCGTGGGATGGCGGTGCACGAACGTGCTGATCCCCTCGGATGACGCCATCATGATCAGCACCGCAACCACGACCGCCGTGATCATCACCCACAGTTGCTCCGCCATGCCCACGGCGGTGATCACCGAATCCAGCGAAAAGACGATGTCCAGCAGCATGATCTGCGCGATCACCGATCCGAACGACGCCGCCTTCCGGCGCCCACCGGTGTGAGGCGTCTCGTCTCCCTCGAGCCGCTCGTGGATCTCGCGCGTCGCCTTGAACAGGAGGAACAGGCCGCCGAGGATCAGAATCAGATCGCGGCCGGAGATCTCCCGGCCGACGGCGCTGAAGAGCGGCGCGGTGAGCCCGATGACCCACGAGAGCGAGAACAGCAGCGCGATCCGCATCACCATGGCGGCCGCCAGGCCGGCGCGCCGCGCGCTCTTCTGCCGCTCCCGCGGCAGCTTTCCCGAGAGAATCGAAATGAAGACGATGTTGTCGATGCCCAGGACGATCTCGAGAACCGTCAGCGTCGCCAGGGCCGCCCACACGTGCGGGTCTGCCAGAAAATCCATAGATGTCAGATCCTCAAATCCTCAAATTCCATATTTCTCCGCCTCCCACGCCAACCCCAGCTCGCTTGGCGGAGCCATGTAGCCGAGGAGGGCGGAGGAGGCGACCACGGCGGGGCTGGCCAGGTAGCCTTCGCCTCCGAGGCCCATGCGATTCTGCCAGTTGCGGTTGAACGACGTGATCGCCCGCTGCCCCCTGGTGAGCGCGTCCGGTCCCTGGCCGAAGCACGGGCCGCACCAGGACTGGCGGATCTCGCCGCCGACGGAGCGGAACACGTCCGCAATCGACTCCCCGCCGAGCCGCGGATCCGGGCGCTCGATGAGCCGGGCGACGCCGCCTGACCCGGGAAAGATCCTGAGCGCCCTGGCGACCCGCCGCTGCCCGGCGCCGCGCGCGGCCCGGAGCACGAGCGCCGCCTGCAGCAGGTCGTCGTAGCTGCCGTTGGTGCAGGAGCCGATCATCGCGTAGTCGAACGTGATGCGCTCGCGTGCGACCTCGCCGGCCGGGAACGCGTTGCCGGGGCTGAACGGCCTGGCGATCATCGGCTGGACATCGCCGAGCTCGAATGTCTCGTCGATCTCGTACACGGCGCTGGCGCCCGGCTGGACGGGTGGATAGGGAACGTCCGCCATCCCTTTTGCTCGATACCACGCCTCGGTGACCTCGTCGGGCGCGAAGATGCCGTTGAGCGCCTCGGCTTCGGCCATCATGTTCGCGATGGTGTTCCGGTATGCGATCGGCAGCTGCCGGTCGCGATCGACGAGCTCGACCGACATCCCCTGCGCCTGCTTCGCGCCCCACCGGCGCAGCAGCTCGAGCACGATGTCCTTGCCGCTCACCCACGGCTGAAGGCGTCCGGCGAACACCACGCGGCGCTGCTTCGCCAGCGTGAAGTACACGTATCCCGTCGCCCACCCGAGCCCGAGCGGCGTCGAGCCGACGCCGATGCCGACGGCCGTCGCCGGGGGTCGCGTAGTACGGCTTCGCGATGCCATGCCTCGCCGCGAAGGCGCGGCCGATGCTCGTCTGCCGCTCGTCGGCCTCGTGCCCCGTGAAGACGAAGTGATCGTTCGCGATGGCGGCCTGCCGCGGCACAATCGTGTTGCCGCCGGTGATCTGGTTGAAGGTGTGGATCGCGAACGGCGCGGTGCCGTCCGATGCCGGCAGCAGATCCGCGTACACGCGCAGCGACACGCCGGGCCGGAGCTGTTCGGGGCGCAGCTCCTTGTCCACGCGGTGCGCCCAGATGATCTGTTCGGTCGTCGTCATGCGGCGGGCCGCGCCGGCATCCGGCCAGTCGACGACCGGCGTCGTCTCGACCGACTTCCGGAACTCGCGCCGCCCCACCTCGAAAATCCCACCCCCCTGGCGAATCTCCTCTTCCTTCGCGCTGAGCGGCAGCGGCTCGTACGACCTGCCCTGCGTCACGTTCCTGAGCGCGCGCGTGCGCGGGTCGAAGTCGAACGCGTCGCCGTCCTGCGCGTCGGCCACGGCTTCAGGGCTCTGGACGACGTGGAGGCCCAGGTTGAGCGCGTTGCGGCGGAAGATGTCGCCCATGTTCTGGCCGCAGACGACGACCATCTGGCGGCCGGCTTCCTCGGCAACCCCTTTCAGCCCGGCCGGCGACATCTCGCGCGAGGATCCAATCGCGAACCGATCGCCCGCAATCAGGAACGTCTCGCCCCGATGGACGCGCGGGCGGAAGTCGGGCATGAGGTACCGGAACGATCCCGCCTTCCACCGCTCGTCGAGGGTCTCGAGACTCTCCGACACGCAGTCGGCGGCCGGCGTGATCTGATCGGTGTCAATCGCGTCGAGCTTCCGGCCCGGAACGCGCGCGTCCCAGAAGATCAGCGCCGTTCCCCGCAAGGTGCCACCGGTTGCCGCCGCGCCACCGGGCGCGGTTGTCGAATCGCGATCGACCGACGCGTTGGGCTTGAGCCGGGCGGGCTCGATCGTGTGCATGGTCCTCCTATGCTACCTGCTATCATGCCGGAATGTTCACGTCCGAGGCGGTGACGCGCGGCGTTCGAGTCCGGGTGAAGTCGATGTACGACGCCGATCGCTCGCGCCCGTCGCAGAGCCAATGGTTTTTCCTCTATACCATTCGCATCTCCAACGAGGGGACGGACGCGGTCCAGCTGCTGACGCGCCAGTGGATCATCACCGATGCCGCCGGGCACACGGAAGAGGTTCGCGGCCCTGGCGTCGTCGGCGAGCAGCCAATCCTGGCGCCCGGCGAGTCGTTCGAGTACACGTCAGGCTGCCCGCTCGGTACGCCGTTCGGAACGATGAGGGGCACGTACCAGATGGTGACGCACGCGGGCGAGAAGTTCGACGCGGAAATCGCCGAGTTCGAACTGAGCGAGCCGTACACGGTCCACTGAGATTTGGTGATGCTGGTGATCTGGTGATCACCAGCGCGCGCCAGATTCGAGCGCCTTCCTCAACTTCCTGAGATACTGCGCGCGGGGGATTTCGATCGCGCCGAACCGCTCCAGGTGCGGCGTGGCCCACTGCACGTCGAGCAGCTGGAGGCCGCGCGCGCGCAGGCGATCGACGAGCGCGGCCAGGGCGACCTTCGATGCGTCGGTCACGGTGTGGAACATCGACTCGCCGAAGAACGCGCCCGGCAGGCTCACGCCGTACAGCCCGCCGACGAGGCGCCCGTCGCGGCGCACCTCCACCGAGTGCGCGAAGCCGCGGTCGTGCAGCGCGGAGTAGGTCCGCACGATCTCGTCGCTGATCCAGGTGCCTTCCTCCCGATCCGCGGCACACGCGGCAATCACCGCGCGGAAATCCTGGTCGAACGCGACATCGAAGACACCCTGCCGGAGGGTCCGCGCCAGCCGGCGCGGGACGTGAAACGCGTCGAGCGGGATGACGCCGCGCGGGTCCGGCGAGTACCACCGGATCCGCCCGTCGTCGTCCGCCATCGGAAACCAGCCGGACGCGTAGGCGAGGAGCACCTCGTCGAGCGGCAGCACCCTCCGATTGTACGCTTGACCGACGCGGTCCTAAATATTACAATATTAATATATTCAATTATGACCGCCGACCTGCAGGCGTTCAAGGCCGGGTTCTTCCGCGCGCTCGCGCACCCGGTGCGCATCCGGATCCTCGAGGCGCTCGCCGGCGGCGAGCGCAGCGTCCACGACCTGCAGCAGGCGCTCGGCCTGGAGCAGCCCGTCGTGTCCCAGCAGCTCGCCGTCCTGCGCGGCAAGAACATCGTCTCGGCGCGCAAGGTCGGCACCACCGTCCGCTACGCCCTCGTCGACCCGCTCGTGGCCGAGCTCCTGCGCGTGGCCCGCGAGATCTTCAACCACCAGCTCGTCGGCACCCGGACCCTGTTGCGGGAGCTGCAGAAGGAGCGGCGGCGCTAGATGCTGCTCTTCTCGAAGATCTGGCGTGAAGGGCTCGCCACCGAGCCGCTCGACGGCCCCGTCCCTGAGGCGGTCACGATCGGCCGCCGGCTCGACGCGCGCGTCAAGGCGCTGTTCGGCCGCGCGCTGGCCATCCGCGAAGTCGACGCGGGCTCCTGCAATGGCTGCGAGCTGGAGATCGCGGGGCTCGCCGGCCCGGTCTACGACATGGAGCGCTTCGGCATGCACTTTGTCGCCTCCCCGCGCCACGCCGACATGCTGCTCGTCACCGGCCCCGTCACGCGCAACATGGAGATCCCGCTGCGCAAGACCTACGAGGCGACGCCGGACCCGAAGTTCGTGGTGGCGGTGGGCGACTGCGCAGCCACCTGCGGCGTGTTCCACGGCAGCTACGCGGTGGCTGGTCCGGTGCATCGGATCGTCCCGGTCGACGTCACGATCGCGGGTTGCCCGCCCGAGCCGGCCGACATCCTGCGCGGCCTCCTCCACGCGCTCGACAGGCTTGCCGCGCGCCAGGGGGTGGCGCCGGGGGATCGGAACGCGCGCCGATGAGCGCCGCCTTCGCATTCGGTGTGATGCTGGCGGGGTTTGGCGCGGGCGCGGCCGGCGCCCTTGTCTCGCGGCAGGGGCGTACCGCACGCCTCGCCACGGCTGCGGGCGCGGTGATCGGCAGCCTCGCCGCGCTCGGCGTGGCCGCCCCCGTGCTCGTCACGGGCACGGGGGTGTCGCTCGCCGCCCCGGGCCTCCTCGCGGCCGCGGGAGGCCTCGCCTTCCACGTTGACGCGCTCGGCGCGTTCTTTCTTGCCGTGGTCGCGGTGGGCGCCATTCCGGCATCCATCCACGGCGCATCCAGCATGGCGGCCTACGAGCGGCGATCGTCGCTTCGCGCCTTCGGCTTCGCCTTCAATCTGTTCGTCGCCGCGATGTGCCTCGTCCCGTCGGCGGACAACGCGCTCACGTTCCTGCTCGCGTGGGAGCTGATGTCGGTCGCGTCGTACTTCCTCGTGATGACCGACGCGGCGGACAGCCGGACGCGGCACGCGGGGCTGTGGTACCTCGCGATGACCGAGCTCGGGCTGATGGCGCTGCTGCCGATGTTCGCGCTGCTCGCGCCGGGCGCCGACCGGATGGCCTTCGCCGACCTGCGCGCGGGGGCCGCGCGACTCCCCGGCGCGGCGCGCGGGGTCGTCTTCGTGCTGGCGCTCCTCGGCTTCGGCTCGAAGGCCGGACTCGTTCCGCTGCACATCTGGCTGCCGCGCGCCCATCCGGCGGCGCCGAGCCACGTGTCCGCCCTGATGTCGGGTGTGATGATCAAGCTCGGGATCTACGGGCTGATCCGCGTCGTCTTCGATCTGATGGGCGGCGGGCCGCCGTGGTGGGGTGGCGTGCTGCTGATCGCAGGCTCGATCTCGGCGCTCCTCGGCGTGCTCTACGCGCTGATGGAGCACGACCTGAAGCGGCTGCTGGCGTACCACTCGGTCGAGAACATCGGCATCATCGTCATCGGGCTTGGCGCGGGGTCGATCCTTCACAGCTACGGGCTGCACGGCCTCGCGGCGATCGGCTTTGCGGGCGCGCTCTTCCACACGCTGAACCACGCGTGCTTCAAGGGTCTGCTGTTCCTCGGCGCGGGCAACGTGCTGCACCAGGCGCACACGCGCAACATGGAGGAGATGGGCGGTCTGGTGAGGCGCATGCCGGTCACCTCGGCGCAGTTCCTGATCGGGTCGGCGGCGATTGCCGCGCTGCCGCCGCTCAACGGCTTCGCGTCTGAGTGGATGGTGTTCCAGGCGCTGCTCGCCGGCACGTTCATCCCTCACCCCGGCGTGGCGGCCGGCTTTCCCGTCGCGGTCGGCATGCTCGCGCTGACGAGCGGGCTGGCGGCCGCCTGTTTCGTGAAGGCCTTCGGCATCACGTTCCTCGCGATGCCGCGGTCGCGCGCCGCCGCGGAGGCGGCCGAGGCGTCCGGCGCGATGACGCTTGCCGGATGGCTGCTCGCGGGGGCCTGCGTCATGCTCGGCATCGGCGCATCGTTCGTGGTCCCCGTGCTCTACGGCGTGCTCCGGTCGGTCGATGGCCTGCTGCCGGCGGCAACGCCGGTTCCCGCCCCCGGCTGGTGGATCGCGGCCCCGCAGGCGCTCGGCCACGTATCGCCGGTGCTGCTCGCGGTCATGCTCGGCGCGGCCATGCTGGCGACGTTCCTCGTCGTGCGCCGGTTGCACGCCCGCCCCGCCCGTGCGGCCGACACGTGGGGCTGCGGGCGCATCGCGCAGACGCCGCGAATGGAGTACACCGCGACGGCGTTCGCCGAACCGCTGCGCCGCGTGTTCGCGGAGCTGTACCGGCCGACGCGCGACCTGACGGTCACCGTGCACCCGGACGCGCCGCGTTTCGTGCAGTCGATCACGTATCGCAGCGAGGTGCGCCCGTGGATCGAACAGGCGCTCTACACCCCGCTGATCCAGGCGTGGCGCAAGACGGGAT of Acidobacteriota bacterium contains these proteins:
- a CDS encoding YceI family protein, which translates into the protein MKKTLLAVFAAAAIAAPAGAQQADVWTIDAAHSSAQFAVKHMMVSTVRGTLGQLTGTIAWDGRDVKTIRADIAIDVAGLDTGVDKRDEHLRSADFFDAANHPAITFTSKRVVPGAAGAFKLVGDLTIRGNTKEVALEVEGPSAPQKMGNNVRSGATATGTINRKEFGLAWSRLIETGGAVVGDEVRMTIDVEATRPAVPAAQD
- a CDS encoding TerC family protein — protein: MDFLADPHVWAALATLTVLEIVLGIDNIVFISILSGKLPRERQKSARRAGLAAAMVMRIALLFSLSWVIGLTAPLFSAVGREISGRDLILILGGLFLLFKATREIHERLEGDETPHTGGRRKAASFGSVIAQIMLLDIVFSLDSVITAVGMAEQLWVMITAVVVAVLIMMASSEGISTFVHRHPTVKILALSFLLLIGVSLIAEGFDQHIPKGYIYFAMAFSVFVEMVNLRVRAGRPVELHENLPEA
- the apaG gene encoding Co2+/Mg2+ efflux protein ApaG, whose protein sequence is MFTSEAVTRGVRVRVKSMYDADRSRPSQSQWFFLYTIRISNEGTDAVQLLTRQWIITDAAGHTEEVRGPGVVGEQPILAPGESFEYTSGCPLGTPFGTMRGTYQMVTHAGEKFDAEIAEFELSEPYTVH
- a CDS encoding leucyl/phenylalanyl-tRNA--protein transferase; protein product: MLPLDEVLLAYASGWFPMADDDGRIRWYSPDPRGVIPLDAFHVPRRLARTLRQGVFDVAFDQDFRAVIAACAADREEGTWISDEIVRTYSALHDRGFAHSVEVRRDGRLVGGLYGVSLPGAFFGESMFHTVTDASKVALAALVDRLRARGLQLLDVQWATPHLERFGAIEIPRAQYLRKLRKALESGARW
- a CDS encoding helix-turn-helix transcriptional regulator, which produces MTADLQAFKAGFFRALAHPVRIRILEALAGGERSVHDLQQALGLEQPVVSQQLAVLRGKNIVSARKVGTTVRYALVDPLVAELLRVAREIFNHQLVGTRTLLRELQKERRR
- a CDS encoding NADH-quinone oxidoreductase subunit B family protein; protein product: MLLFSKIWREGLATEPLDGPVPEAVTIGRRLDARVKALFGRALAIREVDAGSCNGCELEIAGLAGPVYDMERFGMHFVASPRHADMLLVTGPVTRNMEIPLRKTYEATPDPKFVVAVGDCAATCGVFHGSYAVAGPVHRIVPVDVTIAGCPPEPADILRGLLHALDRLAARQGVAPGDRNARR
- the hyfB gene encoding hydrogenase 4 subunit B; this encodes MSAAFAFGVMLAGFGAGAAGALVSRQGRTARLATAAGAVIGSLAALGVAAPVLVTGTGVSLAAPGLLAAAGGLAFHVDALGAFFLAVVAVGAIPASIHGASSMAAYERRSSLRAFGFAFNLFVAAMCLVPSADNALTFLLAWELMSVASYFLVMTDAADSRTRHAGLWYLAMTELGLMALLPMFALLAPGADRMAFADLRAGAARLPGAARGVVFVLALLGFGSKAGLVPLHIWLPRAHPAAPSHVSALMSGVMIKLGIYGLIRVVFDLMGGGPPWWGGVLLIAGSISALLGVLYALMEHDLKRLLAYHSVENIGIIVIGLGAGSILHSYGLHGLAAIGFAGALFHTLNHACFKGLLFLGAGNVLHQAHTRNMEEMGGLVRRMPVTSAQFLIGSAAIAALPPLNGFASEWMVFQALLAGTFIPHPGVAAGFPVAVGMLALTSGLAAACFVKAFGITFLAMPRSRAAAEAAEASGAMTLAGWLLAGACVMLGIGASFVVPVLYGVLRSVDGLLPAATPVPAPGWWIAAPQALGHVSPVLLAVMLGAAMLATFLVVRRLHARPARAADTWGCGRIAQTPRMEYTATAFAEPLRRVFAELYRPTRDLTVTVHPDAPRFVQSITYRSEVRPWIEQALYTPLIQAWRKTGSRVRGLQAGSVHLYLVYVMLALIAALTSAWWFA